A region of Beijerinckia sp. 28-YEA-48 DNA encodes the following proteins:
- a CDS encoding efflux RND transporter periplasmic adaptor subunit: MNGSDAPGHGSPTARRPMPKGLAAGVIVVALIGAAGWYWRPLANSAPPVGNARPLAAAKSGLKLSAEQLATVTIETVGEERFAAETTTEGKITVDEERVTPVFSQFAGRVTKIFARPGQQVKQGEPLFTLEAVDVIQSENDLMAAVSTLNKARSSLRLTQMAEKRLRDLAAANAIAMRELQQAQNDLNGAQNDVRSAEIALEAVRNRLRIMGKSDAEIANFEQTGKISTETMVTSPIDGIIIQRKVGPGQFLSTSATDPAFILGDLSKVWLVASVRESDVAQVFPGQKLEFRVVAYPDRVFHGEIALIGSSIDPSSRRIPVRANIDNAEGLLRPEMFTSVRLIGRSEGASPSVPREALIYEGDKTRVWVVNSNDRLELRQIQPGFVSGNRIQIVKGLKSGERIVTRGALFIDRAATLAGS; encoded by the coding sequence ATGAATGGTTCAGACGCTCCCGGGCACGGTTCGCCGACAGCCCGCCGGCCGATGCCCAAGGGACTCGCGGCAGGGGTGATCGTCGTCGCCTTGATCGGTGCTGCCGGTTGGTATTGGCGCCCGCTCGCCAATTCCGCGCCCCCCGTGGGTAACGCGCGGCCGCTGGCCGCAGCGAAATCCGGCCTGAAGCTCTCCGCCGAACAACTGGCCACGGTGACGATCGAAACCGTCGGCGAGGAACGGTTCGCCGCCGAGACCACCACCGAGGGCAAGATCACCGTCGACGAAGAGCGGGTCACACCCGTGTTCTCGCAATTCGCCGGGCGGGTGACGAAAATCTTCGCGCGCCCTGGACAGCAGGTGAAGCAGGGCGAGCCGCTCTTCACGCTGGAAGCCGTCGACGTCATTCAGAGTGAAAACGACCTGATGGCCGCGGTCAGCACGCTCAACAAAGCCCGGTCCAGCCTGCGGCTGACGCAAATGGCGGAAAAACGGTTGCGCGATCTCGCGGCCGCCAACGCCATCGCCATGCGCGAACTGCAACAGGCGCAGAATGATCTCAACGGCGCACAGAACGACGTGCGCTCCGCCGAAATCGCCCTTGAGGCCGTGCGCAATCGCCTGCGCATCATGGGCAAGAGCGACGCGGAAATCGCCAATTTCGAACAGACCGGCAAGATCAGCACCGAAACCATGGTCACCTCGCCGATCGATGGCATCATCATTCAGCGCAAGGTCGGACCTGGTCAGTTCCTCTCGACATCGGCAACCGATCCCGCCTTTATCCTCGGCGATCTGTCGAAAGTCTGGCTGGTCGCCAGCGTGCGTGAATCCGACGTGGCGCAAGTTTTCCCCGGCCAAAAGCTGGAATTTCGCGTCGTCGCCTATCCTGACCGCGTGTTTCACGGCGAGATCGCGCTGATCGGTTCGTCCATCGATCCGAGCAGCCGCCGCATTCCCGTGCGCGCCAACATCGACAATGCCGAAGGCCTGCTGCGGCCGGAAATGTTCACCAGTGTGCGGCTGATCGGGCGCAGCGAAGGCGCCTCGCCGAGCGTGCCGCGTGAAGCGCTGATTTATGAAGGCGACAAGACGCGTGTCTGGGTGGTCAACAGCAACGACAGGCTCGAACTGCGGCAGATCCAGCCGGGTTTCGTCTCGGGCAATCGCATCCAGATCGTCAAAGGACTCAAGAGTGGTGAGCGTATCGTCACGCGCGGCGCCCTCTTTATCGACAGGGCGGCAACGCTGGCGGGGAGCTGA
- a CDS encoding CusA/CzcA family heavy metal efflux RND transporter, with the protein MNSVVSFALRQRTIVLLMFITLMIGGLLAFRQLNIEAYPDPTPPSVEVVTQVAGLSAEEVERYITIPVEVATSGLPNLKTVRSISLYGLSSVKLQFTFDFTYREAEQQVLNRLAQLQSLPNGAQPGISPVSPIGEIYRYRLVGPPGYSVMDLKTLNDWVLKRRFRAVPGVIDVTSWGGKTKTYEIKVDLDRLVAYGLTLPQVVQSLNNSNLNVGGNTVNIGSQSAVVRGVGLIRSANDIEATMLTQVNGSPVLVRDVASVEVGFQPRLGIAGLLDDDDVVQGIVLMRRGERSMPVLNAVHDEVQRIERENVLPPGVKIERIYDREELINTTTHTVLHNMVIGILLIVLIQWLFLGDLRSALIIATTIPFALFFAIALMVARGESANLLSVGAIDFGLIVDATVIMVEAIYRRLSHGAEQGDDPADTMAYTGLTGRLKEIAAAAAGVNRSIFFAACIIVAAFIPLFTMSGVEGHIFGPMAKTYAYALAGGLLATFTVTPALAAFILPKQVKETETPLVRFLTRVYEPTLVVILRMRGAVIVAALVIVATTFIVVRMLGLEFLPKLEEGNMWIRATLPTTISLEEGNQYVNRMRQTISELPEFQTVLSQHGRPDDGTDATGFFNAEFFAPLRPVSQWRPGVTKDSLTDEVLAKLQGKFPGVEFNFSQYLQDNVAEAVSGVKGENSIKIYGGDLNTLADLAQKIKTTLSTVQGIEDLAVFVSLGQPTVQIEVDRAKAARYGLAPGDINTAVQIAIGGQAAGDLFEAGGDRHFPIVVRLAPRFRQSIEAINNLRIGVNTPAGTVTQIPLSEVAKVSLTSGAAYIYREQQTRYLPVKFSVRDRDLGSTILEAQQRIAKEVVLPPGYRLEWVGEFGNLQDAIARLAVVVPLSLLLMAALLYFNFGSLTDTVLALTVIPLALVGGVAALAITGTPFSVSAAIGFIALFGIAVMDGILVITHFNHLMAQGYERLNAIRETCHTQMRPVVMTCIVAGVGLLPAAWSHGVGSQVQKPLALVVVGGMTLAPILILFILPVLIYSFSRRGQARQTGNEPASPHSPLGAPTPGE; encoded by the coding sequence ATGAACAGCGTCGTTTCCTTCGCGCTGCGCCAGCGCACCATCGTCCTGTTGATGTTCATCACGTTGATGATCGGCGGCCTGCTGGCTTTCCGACAACTCAACATCGAAGCCTATCCCGACCCGACACCGCCTTCCGTCGAAGTTGTCACCCAGGTCGCCGGCCTGTCGGCCGAAGAGGTCGAGCGCTACATCACGATCCCCGTCGAGGTGGCGACGTCTGGCCTTCCCAACCTGAAAACCGTGCGCAGTATTTCGCTCTACGGATTGTCGTCGGTGAAATTGCAGTTCACCTTCGACTTCACCTATCGCGAAGCCGAACAGCAGGTGCTCAACCGGCTGGCGCAATTGCAGTCGCTGCCCAATGGCGCCCAGCCCGGCATTTCGCCGGTGAGCCCAATCGGCGAAATCTACCGCTATCGCCTGGTTGGCCCGCCGGGCTACAGCGTGATGGATCTCAAGACCTTGAACGACTGGGTCTTGAAGCGCCGCTTCCGCGCCGTGCCCGGCGTGATCGACGTGACGAGCTGGGGCGGCAAGACCAAAACCTATGAGATCAAGGTCGATCTCGACCGCCTGGTCGCCTATGGCCTCACCCTGCCCCAGGTCGTGCAAAGCCTGAACAATTCCAACCTCAATGTCGGCGGCAACACGGTCAATATCGGCAGCCAATCGGCGGTGGTGCGCGGCGTCGGCCTGATCCGCTCAGCCAACGACATCGAAGCGACCATGCTGACGCAGGTCAACGGTTCACCGGTGCTGGTACGCGATGTCGCGAGCGTCGAAGTCGGCTTCCAGCCCCGGCTCGGGATCGCCGGCCTGCTTGATGACGACGATGTCGTCCAAGGCATTGTGCTGATGCGCCGTGGCGAAAGAAGTATGCCGGTGCTCAATGCCGTTCACGACGAAGTGCAGCGGATCGAGCGGGAGAATGTTCTGCCGCCGGGCGTCAAGATCGAACGTATTTACGATCGCGAAGAACTGATCAATACGACCACCCACACGGTGCTGCACAATATGGTGATCGGCATTTTGCTGATCGTGCTCATCCAGTGGCTGTTCCTGGGCGATCTGCGCAGCGCGCTGATCATTGCCACGACGATTCCGTTCGCTTTGTTCTTTGCCATCGCGCTGATGGTGGCGCGCGGCGAATCCGCCAATCTGCTTTCGGTCGGCGCCATCGATTTCGGATTAATCGTCGATGCCACGGTCATCATGGTGGAGGCGATCTACCGAAGGCTCTCCCATGGCGCCGAGCAAGGCGACGATCCTGCCGATACGATGGCCTATACAGGACTTACGGGCCGCCTGAAGGAAATCGCCGCTGCCGCCGCAGGCGTCAATCGTTCGATCTTCTTTGCCGCCTGTATCATCGTCGCGGCTTTCATTCCGCTGTTCACCATGAGCGGCGTCGAAGGGCATATCTTCGGGCCGATGGCCAAGACCTATGCCTATGCGCTGGCCGGCGGCCTGCTCGCAACCTTCACGGTGACGCCGGCGCTTGCCGCCTTCATTCTGCCGAAACAGGTCAAGGAGACGGAAACACCGCTCGTGCGCTTCCTGACGCGCGTTTACGAGCCAACTCTGGTGGTGATCCTGCGCATGCGCGGCGCCGTCATCGTCGCGGCGCTGGTCATCGTCGCGACGACGTTCATCGTCGTGCGCATGCTCGGCCTCGAATTCCTGCCCAAGCTCGAAGAAGGCAATATGTGGATCCGCGCCACGCTGCCGACAACGATCTCGCTTGAGGAAGGCAATCAATACGTCAACCGCATGCGCCAGACGATTTCCGAACTACCGGAATTCCAGACCGTGCTGTCGCAGCATGGCCGGCCAGACGATGGCACCGATGCCACCGGCTTCTTCAACGCGGAATTCTTCGCGCCGCTGCGGCCGGTCTCGCAATGGCGTCCCGGTGTCACCAAGGATTCCTTGACCGACGAAGTTCTCGCCAAATTGCAGGGAAAATTCCCCGGCGTCGAATTCAACTTCTCGCAATATCTGCAAGACAACGTCGCCGAAGCGGTGTCGGGCGTGAAGGGCGAGAACTCGATCAAGATCTACGGCGGCGATCTCAACACGCTGGCGGATTTGGCGCAGAAGATCAAAACGACGCTCAGCACGGTGCAGGGCATCGAGGATCTCGCGGTGTTCGTCTCGCTCGGCCAGCCCACGGTGCAGATCGAAGTCGATCGCGCCAAGGCGGCACGTTACGGCCTGGCGCCGGGCGACATCAACACGGCAGTGCAGATCGCCATCGGCGGTCAAGCAGCTGGCGATTTGTTCGAAGCGGGCGGCGACCGTCACTTCCCCATCGTCGTGCGGCTGGCGCCGCGCTTCCGCCAAAGCATCGAGGCGATCAACAATCTGCGCATCGGCGTGAACACGCCTGCCGGCACTGTGACCCAGATCCCACTGAGCGAAGTGGCGAAAGTCTCGCTGACATCGGGCGCCGCCTATATCTATCGCGAACAGCAGACACGCTACCTGCCGGTGAAATTCAGCGTGCGCGACCGCGATCTCGGCAGCACAATTCTCGAAGCGCAGCAGCGCATCGCCAAGGAAGTGGTGCTGCCGCCAGGCTACAGGCTCGAATGGGTCGGTGAATTCGGCAATCTGCAGGACGCGATCGCACGGCTTGCCGTGGTGGTACCGCTCAGCCTGTTGTTGATGGCGGCCCTGCTCTATTTCAACTTCGGTTCGTTGACTGACACCGTGCTGGCGCTCACCGTCATTCCGCTGGCGCTGGTCGGCGGCGTCGCCGCCCTGGCGATCACCGGAACGCCATTCAGCGTGTCGGCGGCCATCGGCTTCATCGCCTTGTTCGGCATCGCGGTGATGGACGGCATTCTCGTCATCACCCATTTCAACCATCTCATGGCGCAAGGCTATGAACGGCTGAATGCGATCCGCGAGACCTGCCACACGCAGATGCGCCCGGTGGTGATGACCTGTATCGTCGCCGGCGTCGGCCTGCTGCCCGCCGCCTGGTCGCACGGCGTCGGATCTCAGGTGCAAAAACCGCTGGCGCTCGTCGTCGTCGGCGGCATGACCTTGGCGCCCATCCTGATCCTCTTCATCCTGCCGGTGCTGATCTACTCCTTCTCGCGGCGCGGTCAGGCCCGCCAGACCGGCAATGAGCCGGCGAGCCCGCACAGCCCGCTGGGCGCGCCCACGCCAGGCGAATAG
- a CDS encoding carbohydrate porin → MLKACCIAGALLATGPAHGQDWRKALEEQGVTLELNEQAEIWTNFAGGVRRGVTFNGLLTGSIELDLAKLAGIPNSRFYASMFQIHGRQPSLDMVGTLQPVSNIEATGATRLYAAWFETLLFNERLSLRIGQQGANEEFMTSKYSGFFLNSSFGYPALAALNLPSGGANYPLATPMARANLKVTENVSLVGAVFNGDPAGPGDGDPQRRDRTGTSFRVRDNPLYFLELWIDRNQGLADTGLPGTLKLGVWHHTGIFTGQRFDAQGGLLAVTGAAPTVHHGNTAFYALFDQMVWRRPGTSDQGLGIYALIMRAPSDRNLSDLYAEWGASIKGPFESRPDDQFGLGFSLLKTGRSLRSFYNDGFAGGMGQVPIKPYELSVELSYRYVHSDMLTVQPSLQYTRNPAARLPLPATYDQQRNLRDAWTFGLRTTLTF, encoded by the coding sequence TTGTTGAAGGCCTGTTGTATCGCGGGCGCACTTCTCGCCACTGGGCCAGCCCACGGGCAGGACTGGCGCAAAGCTCTCGAAGAACAAGGCGTCACCCTTGAGCTGAACGAACAGGCCGAAATCTGGACCAACTTTGCCGGTGGCGTCCGTCGCGGCGTTACCTTCAACGGCCTGCTGACTGGATCGATAGAGCTCGATCTCGCCAAACTGGCGGGTATACCGAACAGTCGTTTCTACGCCAGCATGTTCCAGATTCACGGGCGCCAGCCATCACTGGATATGGTCGGCACGTTGCAGCCTGTCAGCAATATCGAAGCGACAGGCGCCACGCGCCTCTATGCGGCCTGGTTCGAGACCTTGCTGTTCAACGAACGCCTGTCGCTGCGCATTGGCCAACAGGGCGCCAATGAAGAGTTCATGACGTCGAAGTACAGCGGCTTTTTCCTCAATTCGAGCTTTGGCTATCCAGCGTTGGCGGCGCTTAACCTGCCATCGGGCGGCGCCAACTATCCGCTCGCCACCCCGATGGCGCGCGCCAATTTGAAAGTGACCGAAAATGTTTCGCTGGTCGGCGCCGTCTTCAACGGCGACCCTGCCGGACCCGGCGATGGCGACCCGCAAAGGCGCGATCGCACCGGCACGTCCTTCCGCGTCCGCGACAATCCACTCTACTTTCTCGAATTGTGGATCGATCGGAACCAGGGACTGGCGGACACCGGCCTTCCGGGCACGCTCAAGCTTGGTGTCTGGCATCACACCGGCATTTTCACGGGGCAACGCTTCGACGCTCAAGGCGGCCTTCTGGCCGTGACCGGCGCTGCACCCACCGTTCATCACGGCAACACCGCCTTTTATGCCCTCTTCGACCAGATGGTGTGGCGCCGGCCAGGAACGTCGGATCAAGGCCTCGGCATTTATGCCCTGATCATGCGCGCCCCCAGCGACCGCAATCTGTCGGACCTCTATGCCGAATGGGGCGCCAGCATCAAAGGCCCCTTCGAAAGCCGCCCCGACGACCAATTTGGGCTCGGCTTCAGCCTGTTGAAAACCGGTCGCAGCCTGCGTTCGTTCTACAATGATGGTTTTGCCGGCGGGATGGGACAGGTACCGATCAAGCCGTATGAACTGTCGGTGGAATTGTCCTACCGCTATGTCCATTCGGACATGCTGACCGTGCAGCCATCCCTCCAATATACGCGCAATCCGGCCGCCCGCTTGCCGTTGCCAGCCACCTATGACCAGCAACGCAACCTCCGCGACGCCTGGACGTTCGGTTTACGAACGACTCTGACATTTTGA
- a CDS encoding TetR/AcrR family transcriptional regulator produces the protein MEQRPASDTSETERRRRGRPVSVSTDERREKIFEAAESVFLEVGFAAANMDDIARRAGMSKRTVYELFGNKQALFDELLDLSRVGLPTSLDDTDAPDEELVDYLTKLTQHIMSPKQIAIQRVVFAEHMRDPERSQNLFSEAEKRGRGILSRWVARQVKEGRLAVFDPGEAADMLFGMTVGTIHFKKLLLGRDEALSSDELRQRIAQAVAIFLKGAGP, from the coding sequence ATGGAGCAGCGACCGGCGTCGGACACGAGCGAGACCGAACGGCGCAGACGCGGCCGGCCGGTGAGCGTGTCCACCGACGAGCGCCGCGAGAAAATCTTCGAAGCCGCTGAGAGCGTTTTTCTCGAGGTTGGCTTCGCCGCTGCCAATATGGATGACATCGCCCGTCGCGCCGGCATGTCGAAACGGACCGTCTACGAACTGTTTGGCAATAAACAGGCCCTGTTCGACGAACTCCTCGACCTCAGTCGTGTCGGGCTGCCGACCAGCCTCGACGATACCGATGCGCCCGACGAGGAGCTGGTGGATTATCTCACCAAGCTCACGCAACACATCATGTCGCCCAAGCAGATCGCGATCCAACGGGTGGTCTTCGCCGAGCACATGCGGGACCCGGAACGGTCGCAAAATCTCTTCAGCGAAGCCGAGAAGCGGGGGCGTGGCATCCTCTCGCGTTGGGTGGCCCGTCAGGTCAAGGAAGGACGTCTCGCCGTCTTTGACCCAGGCGAGGCCGCCGACATGCTGTTTGGCATGACGGTCGGTACCATTCATTTCAAGAAACTATTGCTTGGCCGCGACGAAGCCCTGTCGTCGGATGAGCTGCGCCAGCGCATCGCGCAGGCCGTGGCGATCTTCCTCAAGGGCGCGGGGCCGTAA